In Acidimicrobiia bacterium, the genomic window AAGGCGCTCGTCACCGCGGTGGAGACCGCGCTCGAACGCGATCTCTCCGTCAACATCATGCGGAAGGACGCGAAGCCCGAGATCCGCACGATCAAGAAGGGAAAGCGGCTCGTCGAGCAAGGTGAGGCGGGCAACGAGCTCTACCTGTTGCTCGACGGGGTCCTGTCGGTGATCGTCGACGGCGAACCCATCGCGGAGGTGGGGCCGGGTGCGATCCTCGGCGAGCGCGCCGTGCTCGAGGGCGGGCTGCGGACGTCGACCCTCGAGGCCCAGACCGCGTGCCGCGTGGCCGTTGCGAGGGCCGACCAGATCGACCGTGCCGCCCTCGTCGAGCTCGCCGAAGGCCATCGAAAAGAAACGAGGTAGCGTCCGCAAGGTGCGGATCGCGACCTGGAACGTCAACTCGCTGAAGGCGCGTCAGCCGCGCGTCGAGGAGTGGCTGGAGTACGCGCGGCCCGACGTGATGTGCATGCAGGAGACGAAGCTGGCCGACGACGCGTTCCCGGCACTCGCGTTCTCCGCGCTCGGGTACGACTCGGTGCACCACGGCCACAACCAATGGAACGGCGTGGCCATCCTGTCGCGGGTCGGCATCGACGACGTCACCACTGGGTTCGACGACGAGATCGTCGACCCCTACGAGGGCGATGCCCGCCTCCTCGCCGCAACCTGCGGCGGTGTCCGTGTCGTGAGCGCGTACGTGCCCAACGGCCGCGAGGTCGGCACGGATTTCTACGAGCGCAAGCTCGTGTGGCTCGGAAGCCTGCACGACTGGCTCGTCAGCAACCATTCGCCCGATCATCAGGTCGCGGTGCTCGGCGACTTCAACGTCGCACCGGAAGACCGCGACGTCTGGTCGACGAAGGCGTTCACCGGATCGACGCACGTCACCGAACCCGAGCGCGCGGCAGTGTCGCGTCTGCGCGAATGGGGTCTCGAGGACGCGTTCCGCCACTGCTATGCCGACGACCGTCTCTTCACCTACTGGGACTACCGGCGCGGCGACTTCCACGAGCACCGCGGCATGCGCATCGATCTGGCGCTCGTCACACGGCCGCTCGCGGAGCGGATCACGTGGTCGGTCGTCGATCGCAACGCTCGCAAGGGCAAGCTCCCCTCCGACCACGCCCCGCTGATCGTCGACTTCGCGTAGCGCTGGTACGTTCTGAGTCATGCGCCGTTGGCTCTGGGCACTCGGCGGGCTGATCGCCGTGTTGGTCGTCGTGCTCGTCGTCGTGTTCGTCACCCGCGACGATGGTTCCGACTCGGCTTCGTCGACGACGACGACCACCACCAGCAGCGCGACCACGACGACAAGCCCGACGACGACCACGTCGACCGCCGCGCCCGCTACCACGTCGACGCTGCCGCTCCCACCGGTCACCGACGACCCGCAGAGCTACGCCGAGTACCTCTTCGTCACGTGGCGAAACGGAAACAAGACCGCCGCCGCCAACGTCGCGAGCTCCGACGCGGTGAGCCAGATCTTCGCGCAGTCGTACCAGGCAACGAGTGGGTGGACGTTCCAAATGTGCGACCCCGCCGCGGGCTCGCTCTACTGCACGTGGACCGGCACCAACAACACCAAGTTGTTGATGACCGTGCGCACACTCACCGGTGGGCTTCCGATCCAGGTCGTGATGGTGCAGTTCCAGACACCCTGACGACGAGCAAGCCGGGAGGCGACCATGAGCGAGGGACTCGACGCAACGATGGCACGAATCGACGGTGTGAAGGACGTGATGACGGTCCGCCGCGTCTTCGGCGAGGCCTACCAGGTGGACGACGTGACGATCATCCCCGTCGCCGTGGTCCGTGGCGGCGCGGGAGGCGGCGGCGGCGAGGGCACCGGCAGTGAGAACGGGAACCAGGGC contains:
- a CDS encoding spore germination protein GerW family protein; translation: MSEGLDATMARIDGVKDVMTVRRVFGEAYQVDDVTIIPVAVVRGGAGGGGGEGTGSENGNQGSGIGGGMGFGVNARPVGVYVVKDGEVTWQPAVDVMRIIVGGQLLGLVAILAVRSILRRRH
- a CDS encoding exodeoxyribonuclease III, with product MRIATWNVNSLKARQPRVEEWLEYARPDVMCMQETKLADDAFPALAFSALGYDSVHHGHNQWNGVAILSRVGIDDVTTGFDDEIVDPYEGDARLLAATCGGVRVVSAYVPNGREVGTDFYERKLVWLGSLHDWLVSNHSPDHQVAVLGDFNVAPEDRDVWSTKAFTGSTHVTEPERAAVSRLREWGLEDAFRHCYADDRLFTYWDYRRGDFHEHRGMRIDLALVTRPLAERITWSVVDRNARKGKLPSDHAPLIVDFA